The following are encoded in a window of Gopherus flavomarginatus isolate rGopFla2 chromosome 10, rGopFla2.mat.asm, whole genome shotgun sequence genomic DNA:
- the HNRNPA3 gene encoding heterogeneous nuclear ribonucleoprotein A3 isoform X1, protein MSGIKEERDIEDYKRKGRRSSQGHDPKEPEQLRKLFIGGLSFETTDDSLREHFEKWGTLTDCVVMRDPQTKRSRGFGFVTYSCVEEVDAAMSARPHKVDGRVVEPKRAVSREDSVKPGAHLTVKKIFVGGIKEDTEEYNLRDYFEKYGKIETIEVMEDRQSGKKRGFAFVTFDDHDTVDKIVVQKYHTINGHNCEVKKALSKQEMQTASSQRGRGGGSGNFMGRGSFGGGGGGGGGNFSRGGNFGGRGGYGGGSGGGGGRSGSFGSGDGYNGFGDGGNYGGGPGYSSRGGYGGGGGGPGYGNPGGGYGGGGGGGGGGGYDGYNEGGNFGGGNYGGSGNYNDFGNYSGQQQSNYGPMKGGGSFGGRSSGSPYGGGYGSGGGSGGYGGRRF, encoded by the exons ATGTCTGGGATCAAAGAGGAGAGAGATATTGAAGACTACAAGAGGAAAGGAAGAAGATCTTCACAG GGCCATGACCCAAAGGAGCCAGAACAGTTGAGAAAACTGTTCATTGGAGGCCTGAGCTTTGAAACAACAGATGATAGCTTAagagaacattttgaaaaatggggCACGCTCACAGACTGTGTG GTGATGAGAGACCCACAAACAAAACGTTCCAGAGGCTTTGGCTTTGTGACTTACTCTTGTGTGGAAGAGGTAGATGCTGCAATGAGTGCTCGACCACATAAGGTTGATGGGCGTGTGGTCGAGCCCAAGAGAGCAGTTTCTAGAGAA GATTCTGTAAAGCCTGGAGCACACTTAACagtaaagaaaatatttgttgGTGGAATTAAAGAAGATACAGAAGAGTATAATTTGAGAGACTACTTTGAAAAATATGGCAAGATTGAAACCatagaagtcatggaagacaggcaGAGTGGAAAGAAAAGAGGATTTGCTTTTGTAACTTTTGATGATCATGATACAGTTGATAAAATTGTTG TTCAAAAATATCATACTATAAATGGACATAATTGTGAAGTGAAAAAAGCACTTTCCAAGCAAGAGATGCAGACTGCTAGCTCACAGAGAG GTCGTGGAGGTGGCTCAGGCAACTTCATGGGTCGTGGAAGttttggaggaggaggtggtggtggtggtggaaactTCAGCCGAGGAGGAAACTTTGGTGGCAGAG GAGGCTATGGTGgcggcagcggtggtggtggtgggagaagTGGAAGCTTTGGGAGTGGTGATGGATATAATGGATTTGGCGATG GTGGGAACTATGGAGGTGGCCCTGGTTACAGTAGTAGAGGGGGttatggtggtggtggaggaggacCAGGATACGGAAACCCAGGTGGTGGATATGGTGgcggtggtggtggaggaggaggaggtggatacGATGGTTACAACGAAGGAGGAAATTTTGGTGGCG GTAACTATGGTGGCAGTGGAAACTATAACGATTTTGGCAATTATAGTGGGCAACAGCAGTCAAACTATGGACCCATGAAAGGAGGTGGCAGTTTTGGTGGCAGAAGCTCAGGAAGTCCCTATGGTG GTGGTTATGGATCTGGAGGTGGTAGTGGTGGCTATGGTGGCCGAAGATTCTAA
- the HNRNPA3 gene encoding heterogeneous nuclear ribonucleoprotein A3 isoform X2, which yields MEGHDPKEPEQLRKLFIGGLSFETTDDSLREHFEKWGTLTDCVVMRDPQTKRSRGFGFVTYSCVEEVDAAMSARPHKVDGRVVEPKRAVSREDSVKPGAHLTVKKIFVGGIKEDTEEYNLRDYFEKYGKIETIEVMEDRQSGKKRGFAFVTFDDHDTVDKIVVQKYHTINGHNCEVKKALSKQEMQTASSQRGRGGGSGNFMGRGSFGGGGGGGGGNFSRGGNFGGRGGYGGGSGGGGGRSGSFGSGDGYNGFGDGGNYGGGPGYSSRGGYGGGGGGPGYGNPGGGYGGGGGGGGGGGYDGYNEGGNFGGGNYGGSGNYNDFGNYSGQQQSNYGPMKGGGSFGGRSSGSPYGGGYGSGGGSGGYGGRRF from the exons ATGGAG GGCCATGACCCAAAGGAGCCAGAACAGTTGAGAAAACTGTTCATTGGAGGCCTGAGCTTTGAAACAACAGATGATAGCTTAagagaacattttgaaaaatggggCACGCTCACAGACTGTGTG GTGATGAGAGACCCACAAACAAAACGTTCCAGAGGCTTTGGCTTTGTGACTTACTCTTGTGTGGAAGAGGTAGATGCTGCAATGAGTGCTCGACCACATAAGGTTGATGGGCGTGTGGTCGAGCCCAAGAGAGCAGTTTCTAGAGAA GATTCTGTAAAGCCTGGAGCACACTTAACagtaaagaaaatatttgttgGTGGAATTAAAGAAGATACAGAAGAGTATAATTTGAGAGACTACTTTGAAAAATATGGCAAGATTGAAACCatagaagtcatggaagacaggcaGAGTGGAAAGAAAAGAGGATTTGCTTTTGTAACTTTTGATGATCATGATACAGTTGATAAAATTGTTG TTCAAAAATATCATACTATAAATGGACATAATTGTGAAGTGAAAAAAGCACTTTCCAAGCAAGAGATGCAGACTGCTAGCTCACAGAGAG GTCGTGGAGGTGGCTCAGGCAACTTCATGGGTCGTGGAAGttttggaggaggaggtggtggtggtggtggaaactTCAGCCGAGGAGGAAACTTTGGTGGCAGAG GAGGCTATGGTGgcggcagcggtggtggtggtgggagaagTGGAAGCTTTGGGAGTGGTGATGGATATAATGGATTTGGCGATG GTGGGAACTATGGAGGTGGCCCTGGTTACAGTAGTAGAGGGGGttatggtggtggtggaggaggacCAGGATACGGAAACCCAGGTGGTGGATATGGTGgcggtggtggtggaggaggaggaggtggatacGATGGTTACAACGAAGGAGGAAATTTTGGTGGCG GTAACTATGGTGGCAGTGGAAACTATAACGATTTTGGCAATTATAGTGGGCAACAGCAGTCAAACTATGGACCCATGAAAGGAGGTGGCAGTTTTGGTGGCAGAAGCTCAGGAAGTCCCTATGGTG GTGGTTATGGATCTGGAGGTGGTAGTGGTGGCTATGGTGGCCGAAGATTCTAA